Proteins co-encoded in one Brassica oleracea var. oleracea cultivar TO1000 chromosome C4, BOL, whole genome shotgun sequence genomic window:
- the LOC106342548 gene encoding aquaporin PIP2-2-like, with protein MAKDVEGAEGFAARDYEDPPPTPFFDAEELTKWSLYRAVIAEFVATLLFLYVTVLTVIGYKISSDTKAGGDECGGVGILGISWAFGGMIFILVYCTAGISGGHINPAVTFGLFLARKVSLIRAVLYMVAQCLGAICGVGFVKAFQSSYYVRYGGGANSLADGYSTGTGLAAEIIGTFVLVYTVFSATDPKRNARDSHVPVLAPLPIGFAVFMVHLATIPITGTGINPARSFGAAVIFNESKPWNDHWIFWVGPFIGAAIAAFYHQFVLRASGSKSLGSFRSAANV; from the exons ATGGCTAAAGACGTGGAAGGAGCAGAGGGATTCGCGGCGAGGGACTACGAAGATCCGCCGCCAACTCCGTTTTTCGATGCGGAGGAGCTGACTAAGTGGTCTTTGTACAGAGCCGTCATAGCCGAGTTCGTAGCCACTCTCCTCTTCTTGTATGTCACTGTTTTGACTGTCATCGGCTACAAGATTTCCTCCGACACTAAGGCCGGAGGTGATGAGTGCGGAGGCGTCGGAATCCTCGGCATCTCATGGGCCTTCGGTGGCATGATCTTCATCCTTGTCTACTGCACCGCCGGTATCTCAG GTGGTCACATAAACCCGGCGGTGACGTTCGGCTTGTTCTTGGCACGGAAGGTATCGTTGATTAGAGCGGTGCTATACATGGTGGCTCAGTGTTTGGGTGCTATTTGTGGAGTTGGTTTCGTCAAAGCTTTCCAAAGCTCTTACTATGTCCGTTACGGTGGAGGAGCAAACTCTCTAGCAGACGGATACAGCACAGGGACTGGACTCGCGGCAGAGATCATCGGAACATTCGTTTTGGTCTACACGGTGTTCTCCGCTACAGATCCCAAAAGAAACGCACGAGACTCTCACGTTCCC GTGTTGGCACCACTTCCGATTGGGTTTGCGGTGTTCATGGTACACTTGGCCACTATTCCAATCACCGGAACCGGGATTAACCCGGCCAGGAGTTTCGGAGCTGCGGTTATCTTCAACGAGTCCAAGCCGTGGAATGACCAT TGGATATTCTGGGTGGGACCATTTATTGGAGCTGCCATAGCTGCATTTTATCACCAATTCGTTCTAAGAGCTTCTGGTTCCAAATCCCTCGGATCCTTCAGAAGTGCTGCCAACGTTTGA
- the LOC106342882 gene encoding aquaporin PIP2-2-like yields the protein MAKEVEGAEGFASRDYEDPPPTPFFDAEELTKWSLYRAVIAEFVATLLFLYVTVLTVIGYKISSDTKAGGDECGGVGILGISWAFGGMIFILVYCTAGISGGHINPAVTFGLFLARKVSLVRAVLYMVAQCLGAICGVGFVKAFQSAYYVRYGGGANSLADGYSTGTGLAAEIIGTFVLVYTVFSATDPKRNARDSHVPVLAPLPIGFAVFMVHLATIPITGTGINPARSFGAAVIYNESKPWDDHWIFWVGPFIGAAIAAFYHQFVLRASGSKSLGSFRSAANV from the exons ATGGCGAAAGAGGTGGAAGGAGCAGAGGGATTCGCTTCGAGGGACTACGAAGACCCGCCGCCAACTCCGTTTTTCGATGCGGAGGAGCTGACCAAGTGGTCTTTGTACAGAGCCGTCATCGCCGAGTTCGTAGCCACTCTCCTCTTCTTGTATGTCACTGTTTTGACTGTCATCGGCTACAAGATTTCCTCCGACACTAAGGCCGGAGGTGATGAGTGCGGAGGCGTCGGAATCCTCGGCATCTCATGGGCCTTCGGTGGCATGATTTTCATCCTTGTCTACTGCACCGCCGGTATCTCAG GTGGTCACATAAACCCTGCGGTGACGTTCGGCTTGTTCTTGGCAAGGAAGGTATCGTTGGTTAGAGCGGTGCTATACATGGTGGCTCAGTGTTTGGGTGCGATTTGTGGAGTTGGTTTCGTCAAAGCGTTCCAAAGCGCTTACTACGTACGTTACGGTGGAGGAGCAAACTCTCTAGCCGATGGATACAGCACAGGGACTGGACTCGCTGCAGAGATCATTGGAACATTCGTCCTGGTCTACACTGTTTTCTCCGCTACAGATCCCAAAAGAAATGCCCGAGACTCCCACGTTCCC GTGTTGGCGCCACTCCCAATTGGATTTGCCGTGTTCATGGTACACTTGGCCACTATTCCAATCACCGGAACCGGGATTAACCCGGCCAGGAGTTTCGGAGCTGCAGTTATCTACAACGAGTCCAAGCCGTGGGATGACCAC TGGATTTTCTGGGTGGGACCATTCATCGGAGCTGCCATAGCTGCATTTTATCACCAATTCGTCCTAAGGGCCTCTGGTTCCAAGTCCCTCGGTTCCTTCAGAAGTGCGGCCAACGTTTAA